A section of the Campylobacter porcelli genome encodes:
- a CDS encoding RrF2 family transcriptional regulator, with translation MSLLTTKGVYGLMAILEISKGDRSNPVSLKEISTAIDVSKNYLEQLLNSLRKDGIVGSIKGIKGGYYLSKTIDEITLYDIFNSLENEFNLISIELNISPYDIFFKEYNNKLKELFMQPLSSIKIDSKQAGKYLNYII, from the coding sequence ATGAGCCTACTTACCACCAAAGGCGTATATGGCTTAATGGCGATCTTAGAAATATCAAAAGGAGATAGGAGCAATCCCGTCTCCTTAAAAGAGATCTCCACAGCCATTGATGTCTCAAAAAACTATTTAGAACAACTCCTAAATAGCTTACGAAAAGATGGTATAGTAGGAAGTATAAAAGGTATTAAGGGTGGGTACTATCTTAGTAAAACTATAGATGAAATTACCCTTTATGATATATTTAACAGCTTAGAAAATGAATTTAATCTAATAAGCATAGAGCTAAATATTAGCCCATACGATATATTTTTCAAAGAGTATAATAATAAATTAAAAGAGCTATTTATGCAGCCTCTAAGCAGTATTAAAATAGACTCAAAACAAGCTGGTAAATATCTAAACTACATAATCTAA